In Paenibacillus kyungheensis, the following are encoded in one genomic region:
- a CDS encoding carbamoyltransferase: MYILGITGPLGHDAAACLMKEGRIVAMVEEERLSRIPHSPGGLMPYLAIEHCLNKEEISLDQVDYIVLSWDKGLIPQTKIPLPDIFDDVGSLFPKSKFPHSKLPKIEVIDHHLAHAASAYYFSPFEEAGVLVVDGAGEDCSTTLYHGKNGRLNKLDSIHHNESLGEFYATVTEYVGFDWNDPGKTMGLASFGEPVYEFPRIALDDVKGYSMKIDQSLHMSKVENVWKKEFVRLGIMPNISTRRYNPVTYRMSEHLEFDAVHYNLAASAQRKLEECYMNLAKVLMERTGSRNLCLAGGVALNCVANGQLRRSGHVDGLFIQPAANDAGAAIGAAAEVAARLGFAIEKLVSNYSGPSFTNDQIRATLDHLGLRYKAVNDATETASQLLTEGQTVGWFQGGAEYGPRALGNRSMLANPSVPDIQNHMNNNVKFREGFRPFGPSVLEEEAGEWFEDMHSSRFMLQSFDVKPNKRSAVEGVVHVDGSSRPQTVTKETNARYYKLISEFRKNTGIPMVLNTSFNLRGEPMVNTPYDAIRTYIMGALDVLVMEDIVLVKADSNL, translated from the coding sequence ATGTATATCTTAGGAATTACCGGACCGTTAGGACATGATGCAGCGGCATGTCTTATGAAAGAAGGACGTATCGTGGCTATGGTTGAAGAGGAGCGTCTATCGCGCATACCGCATTCACCTGGTGGATTAATGCCTTACTTGGCTATTGAGCATTGTTTGAATAAGGAAGAAATATCTCTGGATCAAGTCGATTATATCGTGCTTAGCTGGGATAAGGGACTTATTCCCCAAACCAAAATTCCGCTACCCGATATTTTTGATGATGTAGGAAGCTTATTTCCAAAAAGTAAGTTTCCTCATTCTAAGCTTCCTAAAATTGAAGTTATAGATCATCATTTGGCACATGCAGCGAGCGCGTATTACTTTTCTCCGTTCGAAGAAGCTGGCGTTCTGGTTGTAGACGGCGCAGGTGAAGATTGCAGTACAACACTTTATCACGGGAAAAATGGGCGCTTGAACAAACTCGATTCTATCCATCATAACGAATCGTTGGGGGAATTCTATGCGACAGTAACAGAATATGTCGGGTTTGACTGGAACGATCCGGGCAAAACAATGGGACTGGCTTCTTTCGGAGAGCCTGTTTATGAATTTCCTCGTATCGCTCTTGACGATGTTAAAGGATACTCGATGAAAATCGATCAATCCTTACATATGTCCAAAGTGGAAAATGTTTGGAAAAAGGAATTTGTTCGTCTTGGTATCATGCCAAATATCAGCACTCGCCGGTATAACCCGGTGACTTATCGGATGTCTGAGCATTTGGAGTTCGATGCTGTTCATTATAATCTCGCTGCTTCAGCGCAACGCAAGCTTGAAGAATGCTATATGAATCTCGCCAAAGTGTTGATGGAGCGAACAGGCTCCCGTAATCTTTGTTTAGCGGGTGGGGTAGCGCTGAATTGTGTGGCTAATGGTCAATTAAGACGATCTGGTCATGTAGACGGTCTGTTTATACAACCTGCCGCCAACGATGCTGGCGCCGCGATTGGAGCGGCGGCGGAAGTTGCGGCAAGACTGGGCTTTGCGATTGAGAAGCTTGTAAGCAACTACTCCGGTCCTTCGTTTACCAATGATCAAATTCGCGCAACACTGGATCACCTGGGATTGAGATATAAAGCGGTCAACGATGCAACAGAAACGGCTAGCCAATTGCTTACAGAAGGGCAGACTGTTGGTTGGTTTCAGGGAGGGGCAGAATACGGTCCACGGGCGCTGGGCAACCGTAGCATGCTCGCCAACCCATCCGTTCCTGATATACAAAATCATATGAATAATAATGTAAAATTTCGTGAAGGATTTCGTCCTTTTGGTCCCTCTGTTCTGGAAGAAGAGGCTGGAGAGTGGTTCGAAGATATGCACTCTTCACGTTTTATGCTTCAATCCTTTGACGTGAAACCTAATAAGCGTAGCGCTGTTGAAGGCGTTGTACATGTAGACGGTTCTTCGCGGCCACAGACAGTCACAAAGGAAACAAATGCTCGTTACTATAAGCTAATTAGCGAATTTCGAAAGAATACAGGCATTCCTATGGTGCTGAATACTTCGTTCAATTTGCGAGGAGAACCGATGGTAAA